The following proteins are co-located in the Vigna unguiculata cultivar IT97K-499-35 chromosome 9, ASM411807v1, whole genome shotgun sequence genome:
- the LOC114164178 gene encoding U-box domain-containing protein 30-like translates to MPPYQEHHLVPTQTTTMKDANATANVSDLKTLIEELESSIEVPSVFICPISLEPMQDPVTLCTGQTYDRSNILKWFSLGHNTCPTTMQDLWDDSVTPNTTLHHFILSWFSQKYLAMKKKLEDVQGTALELLDTLKRVKGQNRVRALKQLRKLVDSHLSTRKTVEENNGLALISSLLGPFTSHAVGSEAIGILVNLDLGSELKRNLMQPAKVSLLVDIMNEGTIQTKMNCAKLIQMLLVEGNPSETVVLSSLSLLVGVLRLVRDKKHPTSVLTGLILLKIVCSRESVRSTIVSIGAVPQLIQLLPTLNHECLEIALNILEVLSTLPEGRLALKECPNIIPSVVKLLMRVSESCTQFALSILWAIYKLAPEECASKAVEAGLAAKLLLVIQSGCNPVLKQKSAEFLKMCSLDYSSSILISKCMLTATIQ, encoded by the coding sequence ATGCCTCCGTACCAAGAACACCACCTAGTGCCAACGCAAACAACAACCATGAAGGATGCCAATGCTACTGCCAACGTTTCGGATCTGAAAACGTTGATTGAGGAGCTCGAGTCATCGATTGAGGTCCCTTCCGTTTTCATCTGCCCAATCTCGCTCGAGCCAATGCAAGACCCCGTCACCCTTTGCACGGGGCAAACCTACGACCGTTCCAACATCCTCAAATGGTTCTCCCTCGGCCACAACACCTGCCCCACCACAATGCAAGACCTCTGGGACGATTCCGTCACGCCCAACACCACTCTCCACCACTTCATCCTCTCCTGGTTCTCGCAAAAGTACCTCGCCATGAAGAAGAAGCTCGAGGACGTGCAAGGCACCGCCTTGGAGCTCCTCGACACGCTCAAAAGGGTCAAGGGTCAGAACAGAGTCCGCGCCCTCAAACAGCTCCGCAAACTCGTCGATTCCCACCTCTCCACCAGGAAAACCGTTGAGGAAAACAACGGGCTCGCTTTGATTTCTTCCCTGTTGGGTCCTTTCACCTCGCACGCGGTTGGGTCGGAAGCGATTGGGATTCTTGTGAATTTGGATTTGGGTTCGGAGCTGAAGAGGAATCTCATGCAACCCGCTAAGGTTTCTTTGTTGGTGGACATCATGAACGAGGGAACCATCCAGACCAAGATGAATTGCGCCAAGTTGATTCAAATGTTGTTGGTGGAAGGTAACCCCTCCGAGACCGTTGTGTTATCAAGTTTGAGTCTTTTGGTCGGGGTTTTAAGGTTAGTGCGAGATAAAAAACACCCAACAAGCGTTTTAACCGGACTCATATTACTAAAAATTGTGTGTTCGCGTGAATCGGTTAGAAGCACAATTGTAAGCATAGGAGCAGTGCCTCAGCTGATTCAGCTTTTGCCCACTTTGAACCACGAGTGTTTAGAGATAGCCCTCAACATCCTCGAAGTCTTGTCAACACTTCCTGAGGGAAGATTGGCTTTGAAAGAGTGTCCCAATATCATTCCCAGTGTGGTGAAGTTGTTGATGAGAGTCTCAGAGAGTTGCACACAATTCGCATTGTCGATTCTGTGGGCTATTTACAAGCTTGCCCCTGAAGAATGTGCTTCAAAAGCTGTTGAAGCAGGGTTGGCGGCGAAGCTACTTCTGGTGATTCAGAGCGGTTGCAACCCGGTACTAAAGCAGAAATCTGCTGAGTTTTTGAAAATGTGCAGTTTAGATTACTCTTCTAGCATCTTGATTTCTAAGTGTATGCTTACTGCCACAAtacaatga